The following are encoded in a window of Vicia villosa cultivar HV-30 ecotype Madison, WI unplaced genomic scaffold, Vvil1.0 ctg.000655F_1_1, whole genome shotgun sequence genomic DNA:
- the LOC131630164 gene encoding uncharacterized protein LOC131630164 — translation MKNFSIWWKDILALDSAVPENLFAQNCKIILGNGFETSFWNAWWTNEGILKSPFPSLFSCSLLQVVSVAAMGGWTSNGWKWSDFGIPQSVIEERRLQIPLSNMTSLLNNYSPKDEATGLRVSAAQLSDPLCFVTGSITSELGTAAADSTDAADSVSWMLESTGTYSVASCYRLLSTKYIPMGPVDKYEKATKLIWKMQVPMKVKAFVWRSFFNRLPTRVALQIRGLNSSTCCCFCGECDESIEHLFLDCVVASLVWKDMADWIGWKVDKCSSIKESFMRWHGYSKFKRVRKRKEGVLWMATCWNIWMVRNGIVFRNDKWNVDDIVWNAKITAWKWLAIGKISLPKCDFYNFSKDPLLFFS, via the coding sequence ATGAAGAATTTTTCGATATGGTGGAAGGATATTCTAGCCCTTGACAGTGCTGTTCCGGAGAATTTGTTCGCGCAAAATTGTAAAATTATCTTGGGAAATGGCTTTGAGACGTCGTTTTGGAATGCGTGGTGGACGAACGAAGGAATTCTAAAAAGTCCGTTTCCATCTCTGTTTTCTTGTTCTTTATTACAGGTTGTTTCAGTCGCAGCAATGGGAGGGTGGACGAGTAATGGCTGGAAATGGTCTGACTTTGGAATCCCGCAGAGTGTTATAGAGGAGAGGCGTCTGCAGATCCCGTTATCAAACATGACAAGCTTGCTGAACAACTATAGTCCGAAGGATGAAGCCACTGGCCTTCGTGTTTCAGCTGCTCAGCTTTCGGATCCTCTCTGTTTCGTCACCGGCAGTATCACGTCTGAGCTTGGGACAGCCGCTGCTGACTCGACAGACGCTGCTGACTCCGTCTCTTGGATGCTGGAAAGCACTGGTACGTACTCGGTAGCTAGCTGTTATCGCTTGTTAAGTACTAAATACATTCCTATGGGTCCTGTGGATAAATATGAAAAAGCTACTAAGCTTATATGGAAGATGCAAGTCCCTATGAAGGTTAAGGCTTTTGTTTGGAGGAGTTTTTTTAATAGGCTTCCCACCCGAGTGGCGCTTCAGATCCGTGGTCTTAATTCTTCGACCTGCTGCTGTTTTTGTGGTGAATGTGATGAATCAATCGAGCATCTTTTTTTGGACTGTGTCGTAGCTTCTTTGGTGTGGAAGGATATGGCGGATTGGATCGGATGGAAGGTGGACAAGTGTTCTAGCATTAAGGAAAGCTTCATGAGATGGCATGGGTATTCCAAATTCAAAAGAGTGAGGAAAAGAAAAGAAGGGGTTTTGTGGATGGCCACTTGTTGGAATATCTGGATGGTTAGGAACGGCATCGTGTTCAGAAACGATAAGTGGAACGTCGACGATATAGTTTGGAACGCTAAGATTACGGCATGGAAATGGTTGGCCATAGGAAAAATTAGCCTTCCCAAATGTGACTTTTATAATTTTAGCAAAGATCCTTTGCTTTTCTTTTCATAA